A genomic window from Babylonia areolata isolate BAREFJ2019XMU chromosome 9, ASM4173473v1, whole genome shotgun sequence includes:
- the LOC143285917 gene encoding uncharacterized protein LOC143285917 produces MFRAAYSAPFSSADVNTVTKTSSPQTSPSIPVLCEEGRPYLTDPVTARRLYACHLPPDGAPSHLHAHGAALSGGLKAALAAAHPAPGSVPPGPPGMEAAGPAAFYNPLLRGLAVRPERLAQCLTPSGHPIAFDPALAAHPYGLLYAGLDVNGLGMRKAATRETTGPLKAWLHEHRKNPYPTKAEKIMLAIITKMTLTQVSTWFANARRRLKKESRLYSGGPDTDHHDDHDDHDDQDDDLPPREDEERQGVDLHGCHSHSRDSDEDINVDVSDVSDTEDIVITTTTTTSPTTLHPSLTSPTTTATPKYHPHHHPHLHTSSSGLSPFPLTPSFPHHHHHHHHPSAFLPRPVADLGGLCRVGVGVDVPPAPSPLQQQQQACPTA; encoded by the exons ACGTCGCCCTCCATACCGGTGCTGTGTGAGGAAGGACGACCCTACCTGACGGACCCGGTGACGGCCCGCCGGCTGTACGCCTGTCACCTGCCCCCTGACGGGGCCCCCTCACACCTGCACGCGCACGGCGCGGCCCTGTCGGGGGGCCTGAAGGCGGCGCTGGCCGCTGCTCACCCGGCCCCCGGCTCCGTGCCCCCCGGGCCCCCCGGCATGGAGGCTGCTGGGCCTGCTGCCTTCTACAACCCTCTG TTACGAGGGTTGGCGGTGAGACCAGAGCGACTTGCGCAGTGTTTAACACCCTCCGGTCATCCCATCGCCTTCGATCCTGCCCTGGCCGCCCACCCCTATGGCTTGCT CTACGCGGGACTGGACGTCAACGGTCTGGGCATGCGCAAAGCGGCCACACGGGAAACAACAGGACCGTTGAAGGCTTGGCTGCACGAGCATCGGAAAAACCCGTACCCCACCAAGGCGGAGAAGATCATGCTGGCCATCATCACCAAAATGACCCTCACTCAG GTGTCCACGTGGTTCGCCAATGCCCGGCGCCGCCTGAAGAAAGAGAGCCGTCTGTACTCCGGGGGTCCCGACACGGACCACCACGATGACCACGACGACCACGACGACCAGGACGATGACCTGCCGCCCAGAGAGGACGAGGAGCGTCAGGGGGTGGACCTCCACGGCTGTCACTCTCACTCCC GTGACTCAGACGAGGACATCAACGTGGACGTCTCTGACGTGTCGGACACGGaagacatcgtcatcaccaccaccaccaccacctcccccaccaccctccacccctccctcacctcccccaccaccaccgccacccccaaataccacccccaccaccaccctcacctccacacctcctcctccggcctctcccccttccccctcaccccctctttcccccaccaccaccaccaccaccaccacccctccgcctTCCTGCCCAGACCCGTGGCGGACCTGGGTGGTttgtgcagggtgggggtgggggtggacgttccccctgccccctcccccctccagcagcagcagcaag cCTGCCCAACGGCCTGA